In a single window of the Etheostoma spectabile isolate EspeVRDwgs_2016 chromosome 3, UIUC_Espe_1.0, whole genome shotgun sequence genome:
- the abhd15a gene encoding protein ABHD15 has product MLEWLVALCVVILVVLIWPGSKYFGTERQSDTLLQGLEISQQTPTDKTGKCVSEREESDGAHAACAGVGTDGKARTVALICKPSALANYLLKHCRTFSNYSPCVGWTWRASALLQSVYKACWPYDSPVQFVRDNLQLSDDGLVALDWAVPSYQKRRRTSSHSTSPVLLIIPNSFGKITRNVLKLCETALSHGYLPAVFNRRSHNGTPLTTLKLQQFGDPADLREAVRYIRHRQPAGRLYAVSESTGSGLLLSYLGECGSSSYMTAAVCLSPVFRCQNWFENGLCMWPLQWALVLYQKICLSRYKTVLGETIQTDTLFSSYSLRGLEEALFCQTGSATAAPAGTSSSCNTSGTWDAYWERNEPLRDVDEVAIPVLSVCAQDDPVRGDIQSTIPMELFETNPHFFLLLTSRGSHCGFSTQSEGSASGALGTVSSVAPPTSGMESRRTNWSHRALLEFFRATTDFFAAEERAKQLAARRRGLGGGAGGRAFRHRSVSTCKRVPACSHNIHAIYNWQRSYTR; this is encoded by the exons ATGCTGGAATGGCTTGTGGCTCTGTGCGTTGTGATCCTAGTGGTCTTAATCTGGCCAGGCTCCAAATATTTTGGCACAGAGAGACAGTCGGACACCTTGCTTCAGGGACTGGAAATTTCACAACAGACACCGACGGACAAGACGGGGAAGTGCGTCTCAGAGCGAGAGGAGAGCGACGGTGCCCATGCAGCCTGTGCGGGTGTCGGGACCGATGGGAAAGCACGCACCGTAGCACTAATCTGCAAACCGTCGGCACTGGCCAACTATCTCCTAAAACACTGCAGGACTTTCAGTAATTACTCGCCTTGTGTTGGGTGGACGTGGCGGGCCAGCGCCCTACTTCAGAGTGTGTACAAGGCGTGCTGGCCGTACGATAGTCCGGTCCAGTTTGTGCGGGACAACTTGCAGCTGAGCGATGATGGGCTGGTGGCTTTGGACTGGGCAGTGCCATCCTACCAGAAGCGACGCAGGACTTCCAGTCACTCCACCAGTCCGGTTCTGCTCATCATCCCAAACTCTTTTGGGAAGATCACTAGAAATGTGTTAAAG CTGTGTGAAACAGCACTGTCCCATGGCTACCTACCGGCAGTTTTCAACCGTCGCAGCCACAACGGCACACCGCTCACCACGCTTAAGCTGCAGCAGTTCGGTGACCCTGCAGATCTGCGCGAGGCCGTGCGCTACATTCGCCACCGacagcctgcaggaagactgtACGCAGTGAGCGAAAGCACTGGGTCGGGCCTTCTCCTCTCTTACCTGGGGGAGTGTGGATCATCCAGCTATATGACGGCGGCCGTCTGCCTGTCGCCTGTGTTCCGCTGTCAGAACTGGTTTGAGAACGGGCTGTGCATGTGGCCCCTGCAGTGGGCTTTGGTGCTCTACCAGAAGATATGTCTCAGCAG GTACAAGACGGTGCTGGGTGAGACCATACAGACAGACACCCTGTTTTCTAGCTATTCCTTGCGTGGCCTGGAGGAGGCATTGTTCTGTCAGACTGGCTCAGCAACAGCAGCACCGGCAGGGACCAGCAGTAGCTGCAATACTTCAGGTACCTGGGATGCTTACTGGGAACGCAACGAGCCCTTGAGAGATGTAGACGAAGTGGCTATTCCTGTTCTGAGTGTGTGCGCTCAGGATGACCCAGTCCGCGGTGACATCCAATCCACGATACCCATGGAACTCTTTGAGACAAACCCAcattttttcctcctcctaACTAGCCGCGGAAGTCACTGTGGGTTCTCCACCCAGTCCGAGGGGAGCGCTTCTGGTGCATTGGGGACTGTCAGTTCTGTGGCTCCACCAACCAGTGGGATGGAGAGCCGTCGGACCAACTGGAGCCACAGAGCTCTGTTGGAATTCTTCAGGGCAACCACAGACTTTTTCGCTGCAGAAGAGAGAGCGAAGCAGCTCGCTGCAAGGAGAAGGGGACTGGGGGGAGGCGCAGGAGGGAGGGCTTTCCGCCACCGCAGCGTCAGTACATGTAAACGAGTGCCAGCGTGTTCCCATAATATCCATGCCATTTACAACTGGCAGAGGTCCTACACACGATGA